The Roseimicrobium gellanilyticum DNA segment CTACGAGGAACTGCGCGAAATCCTTTTCAATAAGTATCAGCGTCGTCGCCTGCCCTGGCGCTTCGTCGAAGAGCTCGATGCGCACATTGCGAAGATGCGCAGTGAAGAGGGTATGCAGGAGTCGGAGTAGGGCCGAAGGGGGGGCGTGCAAGGCTGCCTCGCCGCGACCAGCGGTCGCAGCCACAGTAGCGCCAAAGCTACTACTGACACGTGACAGCCTGAGCTCAACTCAAGCTGTGGCTGCGACCGCTGGTCGCGGTGACAGCGCACGAATTCCTAGTCTTAGCTGCTCTGCTGCTTTCGCTGCTTTGTGACAAATCGCCTTCCGCAGACGGTGTCTACTTCGCCAGCGCCGCCTGCACTGCGGTGGTGAGTGCGCCCACGCCATATTGGAGACTACCGTCCGATTCCGGCTTGTAGAAGGGTGAATGCAGGCTGGGCAGAGGCGGACCCCCGTGCTCCGCCTCAGAAGCGCGGGGTGGGGCAATGGTGCCAAGCCAGAACATGCAGATGGGAATCTTGTCCTCCGTCATGCCGTAGCGGCTGAAATCTTCGCCTCCCATGGTGGCGCGCCGGCTTTTTACCGAGGGCTCGCCATAGCGTTCTTTCAGTGCCGCTCCGATGCGTTTGGTGAGTGCGGGGTCATTCTGCACCACGGGCGTGAAGCGCTCCGCTTCTTTGATGATGGGAAGATGGGTGTCCGGCAGGCCGGCGGTGCGGGCCATGCCTTCCGCGATGCGGCGAATGGCAGCGAGGGTTTTACCACGGACCTCGGTGTTGAAGGTGCGAATCGTTAGTTGCAGCTTCACTTCATCCGGAATGATGTTGTGCTTCGTGCCGCCATGGATGCTCCCGACGGTGATTACCACGGCTTCGCGTGGATCGATCTCGCGGCTGTCGATCATTTGAAGAGCCACGATGATCTGCGCGGCGAGTACCACGGGATCCTTCGTGGTGTGAGGCGCGCTGCCGTGGCCACCCACACCGCGCACGGTGATGTCCACGCTGTCCACGTTTGCAGTGGCAGGGCCCTCTGTGAGGCCGAAGGTGCCGACCGCCATGTCGCTGTTGCAGTGGAGCGCCACGCAGGCATCAGGCTTGGGGAAGCGTGTGTAGAGGCCGTCTTCCAGCATGGGAGCGGAGCCGCCGCCTTTTTCTTCTGCGGGTTGGCCGATGAAAACCAGGGTGCCATTCCATTCCTTTTTATTTTCGGCGAACCAGCGTGCCGTGCCTGTCCAGCAGGCCATATGCATGTCATGGCCACAGGCGTGCATGACCGGCACATCTGTGCCGTCCGTGTCCTTCACACGAACTTTACTCGCAAAAGGCAGGCCGGTCATTTCGCGAACCGGCAGGGCATCCATGTCTGTGCGCACCAGCACCGTGCGACCTTCACCATTTTTCAAGACGCCCACGACGCCCCATCCGCCGACTTTTTCCGTCACCGTGAAGCCTGCTTCTCGGAGCTCCTTTGCGAGACGCTGGCTGGTCTTCTCTTCGTGGAAGGAGAGCTCGGGCGCTGCGTGAAGATCTTCGTAGAGCTTCTTTAACCGCGCATGCTCTTCATCGGAAAGCTTTGTCGACAGGACAATCTGCGCCACTCCCGGCTTCGAGTTCGCACAAGGCAGGCAGAAGGAAAAGCCAAGGAGTGCCGCCCCGAAAACGGGGAAGACCAGGCGCGAAGAAGAAACGCGCTGCGAAGACTGGGTGGATGACATGGCAGGTCTGGGAGTAGACCGACCCGGGGGCGGGGCCAGCGAGCTTTTTCCATGCTGACGCCTCGCTGGCTGCTTGTGAAGGAGAAAAATCTGCTGCGCAAAAAATAGGGGCTGCCGACCGAGCTCGTCGGAAATCCGTTCGTCCGTCCGCGAATTTACCCAAGGATTCGCGGACGGACGGACGCGCGCAATAGGCCGCCGGGGGCTGGCGGGTCAGGTGGCCCGTTTTCCGGTGAGCTGGCCGAAAATCCAAAGCACGACAAAGATGATGGCTGCAATCCAAAGCAAGTGAAGGAGCACACTCGTGATGGCGAGGGCGACCTTTAACACGAGCCACAGCACCATGAGGGCGAGTGCCAGCCAGATGAAGGTAGAGGAGTGCATGAGGAGGAAGGCAGTTGGAAGTGGAGATGGGTGGTCAGTTCGTGCGCCGCTGGAATTGCGTGCGCCACCCCAGCCACCCCAGGAGAAAAATCCAGCCGAGGAGTGCTGAGGGACCAAGGAGCTTCGGCGTGTGCCCTCCATGGTAGGCATTAAGCCAGGCAGCGGAGACCAGCACGACATTCGCGACCCACGCCATGATGAGCGACAGCCGCACGAAAGAGAGAAGATGGGAAATCCCGATGCTGGGTACCTCGTGTTTGGGGGACATCATGACGGGCCTCTTTTGTTACCCGCCATCCGACGCCTCACGAGGAAGGCGTCGGATGGAGAGCGGGGGGTTTGGCGGTTGGTTTTTTGGAAGGCTGCCGAAGCAGCCTTGCGACATAGGGTGCTGGATGAATGCCAAGTGGCGAAGATCTGTGTAAAGTTCTCTTTTTCAGCAAGCTGCGTCGCAAGGCGTTTTGCGATCCCAGTTTTTCTTCCGTGCAAAAGGCCCTCGGTCATGCATTGCGGTATGCAGGAAGCAAGGCCGGGACAACGGGGTGGGGTGGGAGCGCGACCTCCCTCACGCCACTCAGGCACTCGGGGCGGACATCCTGTATCCGATGCCCGGCTCGTTTTGGATCTGGGGCGCTGCCGGATCTGGTTGAAGTTTTTTTCGAAGCAGATTCACATACACACGCAGGGAGTGTGCGTGGGTGTCCGCGCTTGGCCCCCACACTGCTTTCAGAAGCTGCTTTTGTGTGACGATGCGACCGGAGTGGGTGGCAAGTTGGGTGGCGAGCGCGTACTCGGTGGGTGTCAGCTTGAGTTCGTGGCCAGCGAGTGTCACCTGATGTGAAGACAAATCGATGCGCAAGCTGCCACAATCGAGCACAGGAGATTCCTGCACGCTGCTGGAGCGTCGCTGGATGGCTTGCAGCCGCGCGAGCAGTTCCGCAGTGCTGAAAGGTTTGGTCACGTAGTCGTCGGCGCCGAGTTCGAAGGCCCGCACCTTCACCTGCTCCTGATCGCGCACGGAAAGGATCAGGACAGGCACTTCGCTCCACTCGCGCAGCCTCTGTAAAACTTGCGTGCCATCCATGTCCGGCAGGCCGAGGTCGAGGAGGACGACATCGGGTCGATGAAACGCGGCTTCTTGCAGGCCGAGTTGACCTGCCTCCGCTTCGCGCACTTCGTATCCACGCGATTCCAAAGCCAGGCGTAGCAGCCTCCGGATTTGGATTTCATCGTCGATGATGAGGGCGAGCATGTGTGATGGTGAGAATGAGTCACTAACGGCGAGAGGACTCAAGCAGGAAGCGAGGGCTCCAGCATCTGAGAGTGCGCTTGTGTGGAAACAGCAAGCTCCATGACAAAGACAGCGCCGCCTTCCGGATGATTGTGCGCCGTAAGATCGCCGCCCTGTGCACGCATGAGTCCGCGAGCGATGGCCAGGCCGAGCCCGGTGCCACCTGCGGGTGAGCCGGGTGCACGATAGAACTTCTCAAAAACCTTCGACTCGGCACCCTCTGGCAGGCCCGGGCCATGATCCCGCACAGTGATGCGCAGCACGTTTTCGCGGATGCGTGCATCGATTTCGATGACGGTTCGTGTCGGCGTGTAGATGGCGGCGTTGTGCAGGATGTTCGACAAGACCTGCGATAGCAGAACGCTATCCGCGTGAATGAGCGTCAGCTCCTCAGGTGCGGAGATTTTTACAGGATGTCCGGTGAGCACATCGGACACGGACGACTTTGCTTCATCGAGAATCTCGGAGACTTCGCACCAGTCGCGGCGTGGCTCCACCACGGAGGATTCGATCCGCGTGATGTGCAGCAAATGGTCCACCACACGCTGCAGGCGGGCCGCTGCGGTGTTCATTTCGCGCACGTAGGGATTGCTCGGCTGGTTGAGACCTTCCAGCGCCGCGTGCATGACGGCGAGCGGTGTTTTGAGCTCATGCGAGACGCTGTCGAGCAGCGTGCGGCGCAGCTTTTCGGAACGCTCCAGCACCTCCGCGTGACTGGCTGCCTGGATGAAGTGTTCTTTCTCCAGCACGAGGGCAAGCTGGAGGGCAAAAGCCTCCACGGTCTGGCGTGTGGTGAAGTCCAGTGATGCCTGCTCCGGGAGCGCAAGCCCCAGGACACCCATCATGGACGTGGCGGTTTGAAGTGGGAACCATGTGGCGCCTGACTGTGGAAGCGTGGTGGTGAAGCGGCCAGCGGGCTGGCGATTCTCATAGCTCCAGGCAATCACGCCCCACTCCTTGTCGGTGGGAGTGAAGGAGCTTGCCTTATGCGCGGCTTTCGGCAGCGAATGATCCAGCTCGCGCACGATGAGGGCGGTTTGCGCGCCGAGCAGTTCGTCGATGGTCGTCAATGCCGCCTTGAGTCCTGCTTGTGTTTCCACGGTGAGCGCGGCGCTTTGAGTCACGCGTAGTAGCGCAGAAGTCTGGCGCAGTCGGCGTCTCTCCGCTTCCTCGCGCTGGCGCAGTCGCGAGGTGAGGTGACCCATGCTGATCGCCACAATGAAGAACATGACAAACATGAGCAGGTCATGCGGTTGCTCAATGTGCAGCGTGAAGTGCGGTGGGATGAAGAAATAATCCCACGACAGGGCGCACAAACCAGCCATGACCAGTACAGGTCCACGACTGAGCCGCAGCGATGCAATGACAATCGCCAGCAGGAACAACAGCGCAGAGAAGACGTAGCCGGTGAGCGGCAATGCCATCCAACTGAGCAGGCCAGCCGCCGCGGTGAGCGCACCTGCCCATGCATATTCCGCCACGGGGATGCGGCGATTGTCATCGGAAAGCGCGGACTCTGCGGTGACGGATGGTCCCGGAGCAAAGGGCCGCACCACACACACATCAATGTCTCCACTGTCGGCGATGAGCTTGTCCGCAAGCGACTGTCGCAGAATGCTGACGCGTTCTGGTTTCCCCACGACGATCTGGGTCACGTTCCGCTCGCGCGCGATGCGCAGCAGTGACTCCGAAACATTTTCCCCCGTGGTGGAAATGATTTCCGCTCCGAGTCGTCGTGCGAGTCCGAGGGCGCGTGTGAGGCGGTCTTGTTCCGCGGCGCTGAGTTTCCTGGATGTCTCGACCCAACTCACCACCCAAGGGCAGCCAAGGCGATTGGCCGCACGGCGGGTCCAGCGAATGAGACTTTCCGCATAGGGGCTGGGTCCAATGCCGACCATGAGGCGTGCATGGGTTTTCCAAGGACTGGTAACACGGCGCTGGCGGCGGATGTCCTCCAGGCTGCGATCCACCTGCTCCGCGGTGAAACGCAGGGCGAGTTCGCGCAGGGCAGTAAGATTGCCTTTCTGGAAGAAGTTGGTGGAGGCCCACTCGGCCCGCTCGCCCATGTACACCTTGCCCTCGGCCATGCGCTGCAGGAGCTTCTCCACACTCAGGTCAATGAGCTGAATCTCCTGCGCGCGATCAAGGATGGAGTCAGGCACGGTTTCCTGGATGTTCACCCCGCTGATCTGGCGCACGGTGTCCACCTGGCTCTCGATGTGCTGCACATTCAACGTGGTGCAGACATCGATGCCGGCGTCGAGTAGCTCAAAGACGTCCTGGTAGCGCTTCGCGTGGCGTGAACCGGGCGCATTGGTGTGCGCCAGTTCATCTACGAGGAGCAGGTCGGGGCGCTGTTGCAGCGCCGCATCCAGATCGAACTCTTCAAGAGTGTGGCCTCGATGCTCCAGTTTTTGTTTTGGCAGGATGGGCAACCCCTGAAGCAGGGCTGCGGTCTCATGGCGACCGTGGGTTTCCACAATGCCGACCAGCACATTCAGGCCCTCCTTCTGCCGCTGGCGCGCCGCCTCCAGCATGGCGTAGGTCTTGCCCACGCCGGGGCACATGCCGAGGAAGAGGTAGAGTCTCCCCGTGCGCTCGGCATGCTCCTCCCGCTGCACCTGAGCGAGCAGGGCATCGGGATCGGGGCGTATGTCGTCTTGGGACATTGAGGATATTGATGGATATGTTACCACGTCTGGCGAGGGACTACTTCGTGCAGGCCCTGGGAGCGCTGGCCTCTGGCCGGCGAATTCATATGCACCGTTGGTTCCACGCCGGCCAGAGGCCAGCGCTCCCAGGGCTCAATCACTTCAGTTCATCGAGGGCAAGGTTGAGCTTCAGCGCGTTCAGACGTTCGGTGCCCACCATGCGGGAAGGGCTGGGCTCGGTAAGTTCCTTGATGAGGTTTTCCAATTGTTCACGCTTTGCTGCATCGAGATGGCGCTCGCCGACAACACGGTCCAACTGGATGCGAGCCTGCGCAGGAGTGATGTAGGGGCTGGGCAGTTCAGCCGAGGGTTCACCCAGTTGGAAGTACCCGGGGCCGCTGAGCTTTGCTTCGAGCAACTCTTGAGCGGCCGCCTTTTCATCTGGAATGGGCACCTCGGTGGCGCTGCTCATGCGAAGGAACTGCGCTGTGAGGGCAAAGAAGAGGAACAAGGCGACGAAGGCACCTCCATAGATGCCCAGGAGGCGCAATGGCACCTGCGATGACGACGATGGATGGCTTGAGGTTTTCATAAAATTAGGGGGATGGAACTGAGACTGGAGGAAGTGCATCCAGGGCCGTGTTGAGCTGGAGGACATTCACGCCGGCTTCACCCAGGATGCCGAGATCAGGTGAGGTGGTGTGCTCGCGGATGAGGGAACGTACGGCTTCCACATCCATCTGGCGGATGCGGGCCACGCGAGGCGCCTGCAGTTGCGCATTCGCGATGCTGATATGCGGATCCAGACCACTGCCAGAGGCTGTCACAGCATCGGCAGGGACTGGTGCGTCGATAGCGAGGCCGTTGGTCACGCGATAGGCTGCGATGCGATCTTTGACGGCATCATGCAATTTCTGGGACGTGGGCCCCAGGTTGGAACCGCTGGAACTGGCGGCATCGTAGCCGTTCGCGCCAGCAGCGGAGGGGCGTGGGTGGAAGTACTGCTCCCCAGTGAATCCCTGAGCCAGCAGGGCTGACCCGCGGATGGTGCCGTCCTTGTCCTTGATCAGGCTGCCGTTCGCCTTGTCGGCAAACAGCGTCTGGGCAGCGCCAGTGACGATCAGGGGATAGACACCGCAGCAAACGGCTGCGAGCACGAGGGTGGAGACGAAGGCCCCTCGCAGTTCAGAGAAGATTGCTTTCATGGTATGATACAAAGTGATGTGAAAGTTAGGCGAGATGGAGGGTGGTGATGAGGACGTCGATGGCCTTGATGCCGATGAAGGGCACGACCAGGCCGCCGAGGCCGTAGATGAGCAGATTGCGCCGCAGCACTGCCACCGCACCCACGGGGCGGTAGGCCACGCCACGCAAAGCGAGCGGGATGAGCGCCACGATGATGAGCGCATTGAAGATCACCGCGCTGAGGATGGCGCTCTGCGGCGAGGCCAGGCCCATGATGTTCAGCGCCGAGATGGCGGGGAAGGTGACCATGAGCATCGCGGGGATGATGGCGAAGTACTTCGCCACGTCGTTGGCAATGCTGAAGGTAGTCAGTGAGCCGCGCGTCATCAGGAGCTGCTTCCCGATCTCCACGATCTCGATGAGTTTGGTGGGATTGCTGTCCAGGTCGACCATGTTGCCCGCTTCACGAGCGGCTTGGGTGCCGGTATTCATGGCGACACCCACGTCTGCCTGGGCAAGAGCCGGGGCATCATTGGTGCCATCACCGGTCATGGCGACGAGGTGTCCGTTCGACTGTTCGCTGCGGATGCGCTTGAGCTTGTCCTCGGGAGTGGCCTGGGCCATGAAGTCATCCACGCCTGCTTCCGCGGCAATGGCGGCGGCGGTCATGGGGTTGTCCCCGGTGATCATCACGGTACGGATGCCCATCTTGCGAAGCTGGGCGAAGCGTTCCTTGATGCCGCCTTTCACCACGTCTTTGAGTTCCACCACGCCGAGCACCTGGCTGCCATCGGCGACCACCAGCGGGGTGCGGCCCGCACGGGAGGCTGACTCCACCGCCTTTTCAATTTCGATGGGATAGGCACCGCCTTTCGAAAGCACGTACTGCTTGATGGAGTCCGCCGCACCCTTGCGGACGCTCCGGCCATCCATGTCCACACCGCTCATGCGGGTTTGAGCTGTGAAGGGGATGAACGTGGCGTGCGGTTCCTGGAGCTCACGTCCGCGGATATTGAATTTCTCCTTGGCGAGCACCACGATGCTGCGACCTTCCGGCGTTTCATCCGCCAAGGACGCGAGCTGGGCGGCGTCAGCGAGCTGTTGTTCCGTCACGCCAGGGGCAGGGCGGAAGTCCGAGGCCATGCGATTGCCGATGGTGATGGTACCGGTCTTGTCGAGCAGCAGCACATCGATGTCGCCCGCGGCTTCCACCGCGCGGCCACTGGTAGCCATGACATTGCGGCGGATGAGTCGGTCAATGCCGCTGATGCCGATGGCGCTCAGCAGACCACCAATGGTAGTCGGGATGAGGCACACCAGCAGCGCGATGAGCACAGGGATGGAGAAGGCCGTAGCCGCATACGTGCCGAAGGGCTTCAGCGTGACGCACACCATGAGGAACACCAGCGTGAGAGCGGAGAGCAAGATGGTGAGGGCGATTTCGTTGGGCGTCTTCTGGCGCTTGGCGCCTTCCACCATGGAGATCATCCGGTCGAGGAAGGTGTTTCCCTTTTCCGAGGTAATGCGGATCACAATGCGGTCGCTGATGACACGCGTGCCACCCGTTACGGCGCTGCGGTCACCACCGCTTTCGCGGATTACCGGAGCGGATTCACCGGTGATGGCTGCTTCATCGACACTGGCAATGCCTTCGATGACTTCACCGTCGGCAGGAATGACGTCGCCGGTTTCACACACGACGATGTCACCCTTTTCCAGCGAAGGTGCGGTCACCTGTTCTTCACGACCATTGCGCAGGCGGCGGGCAATGGTGTCCTTACGCGCTTTGCGCAAACTATCGGCCTGGGCCTTGCCACGGCCTTCTGCCATAGCCTCCGCGAAGTTCGCAAAGAGTACAGTGAACCACAACCACACCGCGAGCTGCAGGATGAAGCCGCGATCTGTGGGCGAGGTGAAGACACTGACGGTAGTGAGGACCGCACCGACGAGGGTCACGAACATCACCGGGTTTTTGATCATGAGACGCGGGTCGAGCTTCTTGAACGACTCGCCAATGGCGGGACGCAGGATGCTGGCGTCGAACAGGGATGGAGCTTTGTGGGACATGGAATGAAAAGATTTTCAGTTCGCAATGCAGTGCGTTTAGAAGAGGGCACCCTGGGCGTTGAGGAAGTGCTCGACGATGGGGCCGAGGGCGAGCGCGGGCAGGAAGTTCAGCGCGCCGATGAGAAGGACCGTGCCAATGAGCAGGACCACGAACATGCCGCCGGACACAGGGAAGGTACCCGCGCTGGGAGGTGAGATCTTCTTCTGCACGAGTGAGCCGGCGATGGCCATGATGGGCACGATCATGAAGAAGCGGCCAATGAGCATTGCGAGACCCAGCGTGATGTTGTAGTGCGGGTTCCCGCTCGCGGGTGTCGCAGTCAGGCCGGCGAAAGCGCTGCCGTTGTTCGCAGTCGCGGAGCTGTAGGCGTAGAGGATTTCGCTGAATCCATGGGGGCCAGCATTGTTCAGGCCGGCCAGTCCCCATTCGCTCACCGAGGCCCATGCGGTGAAGCACAGGATGGAGAGCGTGAGCACCAGCAGCGTGAGCATGGCCATCTTCACCTCATAGGCCTGGATCTTCTTGCCCAGGTACTCCGGCGTGCGGCCCACCATGAGACCTGCGATGAAGACTGCGAGCACCACGAAGACCAGCATGCCGTACAGACCGGCGCCAACACCGCCGATGACCACTTCACCCAGTTCCATCATGAACAAGGGAATGAGACCGCCGATTGCCGTGAAGGAGTCATGCATGGCATTCACCGCACCGCAGGACGCCGCAGTCGTAACCGTGGCGAACAGGGAGGAGTTGAAGATGCCGAAGCGAACTTCCTTGCCTTCCATGTTGCCATCCGCGGCGACGATGCCGAGTCCCTGGTGAATGGGGTTACCTTTTGCTTCCGCCCACGAGCAGACCAGCACACCGGCGACGAAGAGTGCCATCATGGCTGCCCACACGGACCAGCCATGTGCCTGGTTCCCGGTCATGCGACCGAGGTAGTAGGTGAGTGCGCTGCCAATCGCGAAGATGGACAGCATCTGAATGAGGTTCGACAGCGGCGTGGGATTCTCAAAGGGCTGTGCCGCGTTTGCATTGGTGTATCCACCACCGTTCGTACCCAGCATCTTGATGGCGACCTGTGAGGCCATGGGGCCATGCACGATGGTCTGCTCTTCAATCACCTGCTTTTCGGTGACTGGCTGGCCGTCCGCTCCGGTGATGGTGTTGCCCGCGTCATCCTTCTTCTCCACCGTGATGCTCACAGGCTCCACGAGCTTCGCCTTGTCATACGGCTTGAAGTTCTGGATCATGCCCTGCGACACCAGGAAGATGGCAAACAAGGTGCAGATGGGCAGCAGCAGGTAGTAGGTGATGCGCACCAGGTCGACCCAGAAGTTGCCCAGCGTTTTGGCAGACTGGCGTGAAATACCACGCACGAGCGCCGCAGCGATCGCGATGCCGGTGGCGGCGGAGACGAAGTTGTGGAACGTCAGGCCCACCATCTGCGAGAGGTAGGACATGGTCCCTTCACCGCCGTAACTCTGCCAGTTGGTGTTCGTGGTGAAGCTCACGGCTGTGTTGAAGGCCAGTGCATGTCCCACCGCGGAGAGTCCCTGCGGATTGAGTGGCAGCACATCCTGCAGGCGCAGGATGGCATACGTGAACACCAAGCCCACGAGGCTGAAGAGCAGCATGGAGACGGTGTAGCGTTTCCAGTCCTGTTCGGCGTCGGGCTTCACACCCATGAGGCCGTAGGTGACGCGTTCCAACGGACGAAGAACTGGATCCAGCCACGTACGGCCGTTGGGGTCGAGCACACGGGTGAGATAGATACCGAGGGGTTTGGTGATAAGGGCCAGCAGTGCGATGAAAAGGGCGAACTGCAGCCAGTCAGAGGCATTCATGGGAGGGAAAAGCGAAGGTCAGAACTTCTCCGGGCGAATCATGGCCACGAAGAGATAGAGAAAGAGGAGGAGGGCGATGAGCCCGACGAGGATGGTTTCCATGGCGGTCAGGGCAGGGGTTAGAGCTTTTCGCAGAAGCGGAGGTAGAGGCCGCTGACGACGAAGAAGGCCACGGCGATGCCGATGTAGAGGAGGTCACTCATGGGGCACCTCCCGGGTGTTTTTAGGGTGGGTTGTCATGAGCCCACCGTGTGCCTCAAGGGGATTTCCAGCGAATCAAAGGCCGGTCCAAGGGTGTCAAGAAAGTGTCAATGAGGGAGGCCGGTTGATGGTCTCTAGTTGATGGTTGATAGCCTGAGATTGTGGGGATGTAGAACGGCATAGGCGATTCGGTTGGTAAAATGTGCACAAAGTGAACGAGTTACATGTTT contains these protein-coding regions:
- a CDS encoding amidohydrolase, translating into MSSTQSSQRVSSSRLVFPVFGAALLGFSFCLPCANSKPGVAQIVLSTKLSDEEHARLKKLYEDLHAAPELSFHEEKTSQRLAKELREAGFTVTEKVGGWGVVGVLKNGEGRTVLVRTDMDALPVREMTGLPFASKVRVKDTDGTDVPVMHACGHDMHMACWTGTARWFAENKKEWNGTLVFIGQPAEEKGGGSAPMLEDGLYTRFPKPDACVALHCNSDMAVGTFGLTEGPATANVDSVDITVRGVGGHGSAPHTTKDPVVLAAQIIVALQMIDSREIDPREAVVITVGSIHGGTKHNIIPDEVKLQLTIRTFNTEVRGKTLAAIRRIAEGMARTAGLPDTHLPIIKEAERFTPVVQNDPALTKRIGAALKERYGEPSVKSRRATMGGEDFSRYGMTEDKIPICMFWLGTIAPPRASEAEHGGPPLPSLHSPFYKPESDGSLQYGVGALTTAVQAALAK
- a CDS encoding response regulator, which encodes MLALIIDDEIQIRRLLRLALESRGYEVREAEAGQLGLQEAAFHRPDVVLLDLGLPDMDGTQVLQRLREWSEVPVLILSVRDQEQVKVRAFELGADDYVTKPFSTAELLARLQAIQRRSSSVQESPVLDCGSLRIDLSSHQVTLAGHELKLTPTEYALATQLATHSGRIVTQKQLLKAVWGPSADTHAHSLRVYVNLLRKKLQPDPAAPQIQNEPGIGYRMSAPSA
- a CDS encoding sensor histidine kinase, encoding MSQDDIRPDPDALLAQVQREEHAERTGRLYLFLGMCPGVGKTYAMLEAARQRQKEGLNVLVGIVETHGRHETAALLQGLPILPKQKLEHRGHTLEEFDLDAALQQRPDLLLVDELAHTNAPGSRHAKRYQDVFELLDAGIDVCTTLNVQHIESQVDTVRQISGVNIQETVPDSILDRAQEIQLIDLSVEKLLQRMAEGKVYMGERAEWASTNFFQKGNLTALRELALRFTAEQVDRSLEDIRRQRRVTSPWKTHARLMVGIGPSPYAESLIRWTRRAANRLGCPWVVSWVETSRKLSAAEQDRLTRALGLARRLGAEIISTTGENVSESLLRIARERNVTQIVVGKPERVSILRQSLADKLIADSGDIDVCVVRPFAPGPSVTAESALSDDNRRIPVAEYAWAGALTAAAGLLSWMALPLTGYVFSALLFLLAIVIASLRLSRGPVLVMAGLCALSWDYFFIPPHFTLHIEQPHDLLMFVMFFIVAISMGHLTSRLRQREEAERRRLRQTSALLRVTQSAALTVETQAGLKAALTTIDELLGAQTALIVRELDHSLPKAAHKASSFTPTDKEWGVIAWSYENRQPAGRFTTTLPQSGATWFPLQTATSMMGVLGLALPEQASLDFTTRQTVEAFALQLALVLEKEHFIQAASHAEVLERSEKLRRTLLDSVSHELKTPLAVMHAALEGLNQPSNPYVREMNTAAARLQRVVDHLLHITRIESSVVEPRRDWCEVSEILDEAKSSVSDVLTGHPVKISAPEELTLIHADSVLLSQVLSNILHNAAIYTPTRTVIEIDARIRENVLRITVRDHGPGLPEGAESKVFEKFYRAPGSPAGGTGLGLAIARGLMRAQGGDLTAHNHPEGGAVFVMELAVSTQAHSQMLEPSLPA
- a CDS encoding potassium-transporting ATPase subunit C, with product MKTSSHPSSSSQVPLRLLGIYGGAFVALFLFFALTAQFLRMSSATEVPIPDEKAAAQELLEAKLSGPGYFQLGEPSAELPSPYITPAQARIQLDRVVGERHLDAAKREQLENLIKELTEPSPSRMVGTERLNALKLNLALDELK
- the kdpC gene encoding K(+)-transporting ATPase subunit C; this encodes MFSELRGAFVSTLVLAAVCCGVYPLIVTGAAQTLFADKANGSLIKDKDGTIRGSALLAQGFTGEQYFHPRPSAAGANGYDAASSSGSNLGPTSQKLHDAVKDRIAAYRVTNGLAIDAPVPADAVTASGSGLDPHISIANAQLQAPRVARIRQMDVEAVRSLIREHTTSPDLGILGEAGVNVLQLNTALDALPPVSVPSP
- the kdpB gene encoding potassium-transporting ATPase subunit KdpB: MSHKAPSLFDASILRPAIGESFKKLDPRLMIKNPVMFVTLVGAVLTTVSVFTSPTDRGFILQLAVWLWFTVLFANFAEAMAEGRGKAQADSLRKARKDTIARRLRNGREEQVTAPSLEKGDIVVCETGDVIPADGEVIEGIASVDEAAITGESAPVIRESGGDRSAVTGGTRVISDRIVIRITSEKGNTFLDRMISMVEGAKRQKTPNEIALTILLSALTLVFLMVCVTLKPFGTYAATAFSIPVLIALLVCLIPTTIGGLLSAIGISGIDRLIRRNVMATSGRAVEAAGDIDVLLLDKTGTITIGNRMASDFRPAPGVTEQQLADAAQLASLADETPEGRSIVVLAKEKFNIRGRELQEPHATFIPFTAQTRMSGVDMDGRSVRKGAADSIKQYVLSKGGAYPIEIEKAVESASRAGRTPLVVADGSQVLGVVELKDVVKGGIKERFAQLRKMGIRTVMITGDNPMTAAAIAAEAGVDDFMAQATPEDKLKRIRSEQSNGHLVAMTGDGTNDAPALAQADVGVAMNTGTQAAREAGNMVDLDSNPTKLIEIVEIGKQLLMTRGSLTTFSIANDVAKYFAIIPAMLMVTFPAISALNIMGLASPQSAILSAVIFNALIIVALIPLALRGVAYRPVGAVAVLRRNLLIYGLGGLVVPFIGIKAIDVLITTLHLA
- the kdpA gene encoding potassium-transporting ATPase subunit KdpA, which translates into the protein MNASDWLQFALFIALLALITKPLGIYLTRVLDPNGRTWLDPVLRPLERVTYGLMGVKPDAEQDWKRYTVSMLLFSLVGLVFTYAILRLQDVLPLNPQGLSAVGHALAFNTAVSFTTNTNWQSYGGEGTMSYLSQMVGLTFHNFVSAATGIAIAAALVRGISRQSAKTLGNFWVDLVRITYYLLLPICTLFAIFLVSQGMIQNFKPYDKAKLVEPVSITVEKKDDAGNTITGADGQPVTEKQVIEEQTIVHGPMASQVAIKMLGTNGGGYTNANAAQPFENPTPLSNLIQMLSIFAIGSALTYYLGRMTGNQAHGWSVWAAMMALFVAGVLVCSWAEAKGNPIHQGLGIVAADGNMEGKEVRFGIFNSSLFATVTTAASCGAVNAMHDSFTAIGGLIPLFMMELGEVVIGGVGAGLYGMLVFVVLAVFIAGLMVGRTPEYLGKKIQAYEVKMAMLTLLVLTLSILCFTAWASVSEWGLAGLNNAGPHGFSEILYAYSSATANNGSAFAGLTATPASGNPHYNITLGLAMLIGRFFMIVPIMAIAGSLVQKKISPPSAGTFPVSGGMFVVLLIGTVLLIGALNFLPALALGPIVEHFLNAQGALF
- the kdpF gene encoding K(+)-transporting ATPase subunit F; the protein is METILVGLIALLLFLYLFVAMIRPEKF